One genomic region from Bacteroidota bacterium encodes:
- the rsmH gene encoding 16S rRNA (cytosine(1402)-N(4))-methyltransferase RsmH yields MTKNNFHTPVLLQDCIEGLNINPEGIYADVTFGGGGHAREILTHLTTGKLIAFDQDEEAIRNKPEDERLILVKQNFRFLKNYLRLYNALPVDGILADLGVSSHQFDEAARGFSTRFDAKLDMRMDQHLRLTAREVINTYEEDQLRRIFSEYGELENAGRLARTICTKRKSKAIETVNDLKEIANEFVRRGKENQYHAQLFQALRIEVNKELDALKELLSQSVEVLKPGGRLVVIAYHSLEDRLVKNFMRSGKFEGDAEKDFYGNSLSPFKLITRKPIIPDEVEMEENTRARSAKLRIAEKVEVKEKI; encoded by the coding sequence ATGACAAAAAATAATTTTCATACCCCCGTTCTTTTACAAGACTGTATTGAAGGATTGAACATTAACCCCGAAGGAATTTACGCCGATGTGACGTTTGGAGGAGGAGGTCATGCAAGAGAGATCCTGACGCACCTCACAACAGGTAAGCTGATCGCGTTTGACCAGGACGAGGAGGCGATCAGGAACAAACCGGAAGATGAGCGGTTGATACTGGTGAAGCAGAATTTCAGGTTTCTGAAAAATTATCTCCGCCTGTACAATGCGCTTCCTGTTGATGGTATCCTCGCCGATTTAGGTGTTTCATCGCACCAGTTTGATGAAGCGGCCCGGGGCTTTTCAACCCGCTTCGACGCTAAGCTCGACATGCGGATGGATCAGCACCTGCGGTTAACTGCCAGGGAAGTTATAAATACCTACGAGGAGGATCAGCTCCGCAGAATTTTTTCAGAGTACGGGGAATTGGAGAATGCAGGCAGATTGGCCCGCACCATTTGTACAAAGCGTAAATCAAAAGCCATTGAAACAGTGAATGACCTGAAAGAAATAGCGAATGAGTTTGTAAGGCGAGGCAAAGAGAATCAATACCACGCGCAGCTTTTTCAGGCCCTGAGGATAGAAGTGAACAAAGAGCTGGATGCGCTGAAAGAACTGCTGAGCCAAAGTGTTGAAGTGTTGAAGCCGGGCGGACGATTGGTAGTGATAGCCTACCACTCACTGGAAGACAGGTTGGTGAAAAATTTTATGAGGAGCGGAAAATTTGAAGGCGACGCGGAAAAAGATTTTTACGGAAACTCTTTATCTCCCTTTAAACTGATAACAAGAAAACCAATAATACCGGACGAAGTGGAAATGGAAGAAAATACCAGGGCACGAAGCGCAAAATTGAGAATAGCAGAAAAAGTGGAAGTAAAGGAAAAAATATAA
- a CDS encoding division/cell wall cluster transcriptional repressor MraZ: protein MISLFGVYECSADAKGRVMLPAAFKKQLAEVLSQGFVIKRSIFSKSLELYPIGTWNEMVKDVNKLNRFVKKNVEFIRMFNYGVKSLELDDNSRMLIPKDLVQFSGIKKDVVLAAATDRIELWDKRAYEKFIKENSADFDKLAEDVMGGTGSTDPNDKK from the coding sequence ATGATCAGCCTGTTTGGTGTTTATGAATGCAGCGCAGACGCAAAGGGACGCGTAATGCTTCCCGCCGCGTTCAAGAAGCAGCTTGCGGAAGTGCTGAGTCAGGGCTTCGTTATCAAGCGCAGCATTTTCAGTAAATCGCTGGAGCTGTATCCCATCGGTACCTGGAACGAAATGGTGAAAGATGTAAACAAGCTGAATCGCTTTGTGAAGAAGAATGTAGAGTTTATCCGCATGTTCAACTACGGTGTGAAATCACTGGAGCTCGATGACAACTCACGTATGCTGATACCAAAAGATCTGGTGCAGTTTTCCGGAATTAAAAAAGATGTGGTATTGGCCGCGGCGACGGATCGTATTGAGTTGTGGGATAAGCGCGCTTATGAGAAATTCATTAAAGAGAACAGCGCCGACTTTGATAAGCTAGCCGAGGATGTGATGGGTGGAACAGGCTCAACCGATCCGAATGACAAAAAATAA
- a CDS encoding 1-acyl-sn-glycerol-3-phosphate acyltransferase, whose product MSEEKKIPQIDLENIIRSKNPKLLKVLPGFVLRYIKKIIHQNDVNEFLRLHHHEYGLDFVKAVINEFGVKVSSTGRQNIPKTGGIVIASNHPLGGLDALPLMDELSKVRSDMKFLVNDVLMNLENLGPLFVPVNKHGRNALENTQRITQTYGSDNCTLIFPAGLVSRKQNGVIKDLDWHKSFITQAVKHQRNIIPVFIDACNSNFFYNLALWRKRLGIKANIEMFYLVNEMYKQKNKSINIIFGEAIPYTLFTKEHSDRHWARWVKDRVYKLKL is encoded by the coding sequence ATGAGTGAGGAGAAAAAAATACCGCAGATCGACCTGGAGAATATTATCAGGAGTAAAAATCCAAAACTCCTGAAAGTATTACCCGGCTTTGTATTGCGCTATATCAAAAAGATCATTCACCAAAATGATGTAAATGAATTTTTACGGCTTCATCACCATGAATACGGACTGGATTTCGTAAAGGCCGTTATAAATGAGTTCGGAGTTAAAGTATCGAGTACGGGCCGGCAAAACATACCCAAAACAGGAGGCATTGTCATCGCGTCCAATCACCCGCTGGGCGGACTGGATGCGCTGCCGCTGATGGATGAATTAAGCAAAGTGCGTTCCGACATGAAGTTTCTGGTGAATGACGTATTGATGAACCTTGAAAATCTCGGCCCCCTGTTCGTCCCGGTCAATAAGCACGGGAGGAACGCCCTTGAGAACACACAACGTATCACACAAACCTATGGATCTGACAACTGTACACTCATCTTCCCGGCGGGCCTGGTATCACGTAAACAAAACGGAGTAATAAAGGACCTGGACTGGCACAAAAGCTTTATAACACAAGCCGTGAAACATCAACGCAATATCATTCCTGTTTTTATTGATGCCTGTAATTCAAATTTCTTTTACAACCTTGCACTTTGGAGGAAACGCCTTGGCATTAAAGCTAATATTGAGATGTTTTACCTGGTAAATGAAATGTATAAACAAAAAAACAAATCAATAAACATTATATTTGGAGAAGCCATCCCATATACCCTGTTCACTAAAGAACATTCGGACAGGCATTGGGCACGTTGGGTAAAGGATCGTGTTTACAAACTTAAGCTGTAG